The following are encoded in a window of Palaemon carinicauda isolate YSFRI2023 chromosome 31, ASM3689809v2, whole genome shotgun sequence genomic DNA:
- the LOC137624736 gene encoding KRAB-A domain-containing protein 2-like has protein sequence MDQNAFEEKTRETQESKAENALLQPTAKRDKLIEDLLRINFHGTTSTFDYNLQKRYEILRVGNVDRLIRKQKDPANNVFKFVAYLKMFDIVKEAHEGIGHSGGKKRIAEVKKNWSNITQEVYYLYISFCEHCHQK, from the coding sequence ATGGATCAAAATGCATTTGAAGAGAAGACGCGTGAGACACAGGAATCAAAGGCCGAAAATGCTCTCCTACAACCTACTGCTAAACGTGACAAGCTTATAGAAGATTTGCTGAGGATAAATTTCCATGGCACTACGTCAACATTTGATTACAACTTACAAAAGCGCTACGAGATCCTGCGTGTTGGCAATGTTGACAGACTGATTCGAAAACAAAAAGATCCAGCCAACAACGTGTTCAAGTTTGTTGCATATCTAAAAATGTTTGATATTGTTAAAGAAGCTCACGAAGGTATTGGCCATAGTGGTGGTAAGAAAAGAATAGCTGAAGTGAAGAAAAATTGGTCAAACATCACGCAAGAAGTGTActacttatatatttcattctgTGAGCACTGCCATCAAAAGTaa